A genome region from Manis javanica isolate MJ-LG chromosome 3, MJ_LKY, whole genome shotgun sequence includes the following:
- the TMA16 gene encoding translation machinery-associated protein 16 isoform X2, which yields MTREAHKQEKKEKLKNEKALRLNLIGEKLEWFQNHLDPQKVGYSKKGACELIERYLNRFRSELEQIELHNSIKDRQGRRHCSRETVIKQTMERERQQYEGYGLEIPDIVNADNLKNFREWDLDLKKLPNIKMRKICANDAVPKKSKKKTVTTVDKDSGELKLKDESSDSDEEMTAVA from the exons GTTGAAGAATGAAAAGGCATTGCGTCTCAACCTTATTG GTGAAAAACTCGAGTGGTTTCAGAATCATCTTGATCCCCAAAAAGTAGGATATTCAAAGAAAGGTGCTTGTGAATTAATTGAAAG gtaTTTAAATCGATTCAGGAGTGAGCTGGAGCAGATTGAATTACATAACAGCATCAAAGACAGGCAAGGAAGGCGGCACTGTTCCAGGGAAACAGTCATCAAGCAGACAATGGAGCGTGAGCGACAGCAGTATGAAGGATATGGCCTTG agaTTCCAGACATTGTAAATGCAGATAATCTGAAAAATTTTAG GGAATGGGATTTGGATCTGAAGAAATTGCCGaacattaaaatgagaaaaatttgtGCTAATGATGCAGTTCCCAAAAAGAGCAAGAAGAAAACTGTTACAACTGTAGACAAAGATTCAGGGGAATTGAAACTAAAAGATGAATCAAGTGACTCAGATGAGGAGATGACTGCAGTGGCCTAA